TCGGGGCCAAATTCGCGGTGGGGGCCTTCAACTTTCCGGCGCTCACCAAGGCGCAGAGTCCCTACGCGACCGGCACCTATGTCGCCAACTCGGTGGGGGGGAACGGCTCGTTCCAGTACGCCGTCAGTACACCTTTGGCGAACAAGACCATGCGTGAGGCGGGCAAGAGTGCGGCGGTCCTCGACTGGATGCGTTATTTCGGCACGCCGAAGAACGTGCAGCGCATCATCGTGGAGAACGCGACCTACGTCCCCACTTGGCCGGGCGTGAATGCGCCGCTCTCGCCGAGTTTCGACAGTACGCCCTTCAAGCAACAGGCGACCAAACCCCGTCTGGAGCTCAACGTGGGCAGCGCCGCACCGGGCCTGGGCTGGACGGACATGCAGCGTATTTTCGGGCTGTACCTGTCGGGGAATATCACGCTCGATCAGGCCAAGTCGCAGGTCCAGACCCTGCTCGACAAGTCAGCCAACGAGTACGCCCGCAAGAACAAGGTGGATTTTTCCAACTACAAGTGAGTGGTGGCCGAGACGACCCGTGTGTGTCCGGGTCGTTCCTGGCCGTCAGGCCTGGTCTGTCGCTTTGCGGGGCCAGTGCGTCGCCGCGCCCTGAACTGCCCCGGTGGTTCTTTCTCCAGTCTTCCGTTCCCAGGAGTCCCTTGCCCATGACCGTCTCTCCCCGACCGGACGCGCCGCGTCCTTCACCGGCACCCTCCGGCCCTCCGGTGGTGCGGCGTGTGCCTAGCCGGCCCCTGCGCCGGCTGCGTGAGGGCTGGCCCGCCTACCTATTCGTGCTGCCGAGTGTGCTGCTCATGGCCTATTTCTCCTATGTGCCGGCCTACACGGCGATGACTCGCGCCTTTACCGACTGGGACGGTCTGAACGTACCGACTTTCACGGGTCTGGAAAATTTTCAGCGCGCGTTGACTGATCCGGTGATGGGTCAGGCGGCCCTGAATGCCGGAATCTGGGTGGTGCTGGGGCTGGTGCTGGCGGTGCTGCCGCCCCTGCTCGTGGCCGAATTGATCTTCAATCTGCGGGGCCAGCGGCGCCAGTATGCGTGGCGCAGCCTGTTCGTGGTGCCCGTCGTGGTGCCTTCGCTGGTGCTGCTGCTCATGTGGGGCACGTTTTTCCGGAGTGACGGTCTGATCAACACTGTGCTGGGCAGCGTGGGTCTGGGTGCGTGGCGGCACGACTGGCTCAGTGATCCCTCGACGGCGCTCTACAGTCTGATCTTCCTCGGGTTTCCGTATATAGACGTGTTTTTTCTGCTGCTGCTCTATGCAGGCCTTCAGAACATCGCTCCGGAAGTCTTCGAGGCGGGCAAGATGGACGGTGCGGTGGGGTGGCGCCGGGTCCTGTATCTCGACCTGCCGCTGCTCCGGCCTCAGCTGGGGCTGATCGCGCTGTTGTCGGTCATCGGAAACGTGCAGTACTTTATCAGTCCGCTGGTCCTGACTTCGGGGGGACCCGGCTACTCGACCACGGTGCCGGCTCTGCTGATGTACAACACGGCGACCCGCAACGGCGAATACGGCTATGCGATGGCGATTGCGGTTCTGCTGATGCTGGTCGTGGTGGTCCTGACTGGTCTCTCGCGTCTGGTCGCTCGGGAGCGGGCATGAATCGCCGTTCTCTGACTCCGGGCGAGATCGTACGGAATGTGTTGTTGCTTCTGTTGGCTTTGCTGGCGTTGTTTCCGGTGTATTTCAGTCTCGTCAATTCACTCAAGAGTCCGGTGCAATACGCGCAGAATCTGCTGAACTTTCCGGCGACCCTGCATCCTGAGAACTATTCCCTGGCCTGGGTGCAGATCAGGGGACCTCTCCTGAATTCGGTGGTGGTGACCCTCAGTAGTGTCCTCGCGACGGTCGTCTTCGCTGCTTCGAGTGCTTATGCTCTGGCACTCATCGACTTTCCGGGCCGCCGACTTCTGTTCGGTCTGGTCTTTGCCCTGTTTCTTGTGCCGGATTTTCTGACCCTGATTCCGCTCTATGTGCAGATCAAGGCTCTGACTCTGCCGAGCAATTATCTGGCGATCATTCTGCCTACGGTGGCGGCGGGGCAGCCCTTCGCTATTCTGGTGCTGTATGCAGCCTTCCGGGCCATGCCACGGGACATGCTGGAAGCGGCCCGCCTCGACGGAGCAGGGCACTGGGCTTTGTTGCGCTCTATCGTCTTGCCGCTCAGCCTACCGATCCTGGTGAGTGTAAGTATCATCCGGTTGGTGCCGGTCTGGAATGATTTTCTGTTGCCCTCACTGGTGCTGGATGAGGTTCACCGGACTGTTCCTGTGGCCCTCGTAGGTTTTCAGGGTGGCGGAGCGGCGACAGGATCTACGCCGAATTACGGTGCGCTGATGGCGTCCTATGTTCTCTCTGCACTTCCGCTCGTCGTTTTGTTTCTGTTTCTGATGCGTTCGTATGTCCAAGGAGTCACCAGTGGAGGGGTGAAAGCGTGAGTTCAGCCTCTCCCTAGATTATTTTTATTTATATGATAGTCAGTTTCATTAATCTAAGGGGGTAACTGCTTTTTATTAAGTATTAAAAGTCATACTGGTTATTCTGATGGTCGATTCTAAATCTTATTTTTCTCTTAATTTGAACAAAAGTTATAGAAATAAGAAAATTCTCGTGCCTGAGCATAGGCCTAAGCGGATGTATTTATTTTGGATTATACCGATCCCAATTTAGTTGACTATTGATATATTGCATTGTTACTAACCTCATTGCTTGATGGGTACTAGAATATAGTTCATCAGGTGTATCATATATTATATCATATTAAAGTAGGGTATTAAGCCTACGGCTTATCTACTTCAACTAACTAATCTTAGGTCAATCAGGTGCAATTTAGCGGTCAGTAATCTCATCCCACCGTCTGGGCAATGGCACGGCCCGCTACGCGTCCACTGAAGATACATCCCCCCAGGAAAGTTCCCTCCAGAGCCCTGTAACCGTGCAAACCCCCTCCCCCAAAGCCCGCGACCTCACCAGCGGCATAGAGCCCAGGCATCGGCTCGCCATCCTCACCCAGGACACGCCCCTGAAGATCAGTCTCCAGGCCCCCCAACGATTTGCGGGTCAGAAGATTGAGCCTGACAGCGATCAGCGGGCCGTCGGACGGATCGAGAATCGGCGCGGGCCTGGCCACCCGGACAAGCCGTTCACTGAGGATGTTCCGTGCATTCCGGATCACGGCAAGCTGAGGGTCCTTCCCGGCAACGTTGCGGAGCTGGAGATCCCGGTCCTCCACCTCCTGCTTGACCGTCATATAGTCCACGAGCTCACTTCCGACCAGCTCGTTCATACCGGCGACCAGATCACGCAAGGTCTTACGGACCACGAAATCGGCCCCCTGATCCATGAATGCCTGCACGGGAGCCTGGACGGCCTTTCCGATACGGGCCAGGGTCAAGCGGACATTTTTCCCTGTCAGGTCCGGGTTCTGTTCCGAGCCGGAAAGCGCAAACTCACGCTTGATCGTGGCCCTGTTCAGCAAAAACCAGGTGTAGGGATAACGGTTCCGGGTAATGTGCTGCAGGGTATCCAGACTGCTGGCTCCCGGGATATGAGGAAAGGGCAGCCGCTTACCGGTCGGGTCCAGCCACAGGCTGGTGGGACCGGGCAGGATGCGGATGCCGTGATTCGGCCAGACCGGATTCCAGTTGCACAGGCCTTCGGTGTAGTGCCACATCCGGTCCGGATTGATGAGCCGCGCCCCGGCATCCTTCACGACTTCCTGCATGGCCCCGTCCACATGCCTGGGTACGCCGGACACCATAAAATCGGGCGCAGGACCCAGCCGCTGGGTGGGCCAGTATTTCCGCACGAGGGCGTGGTTGCCCCCGATCCCACCGGAGGTCACCAGCACGGCCTGGGCATTCAGGGCAAAGTCACCCACGACGACCCGTGAACTGTTCTCCCCCCGCCCGACTTCGGAGGGCTCGAGCACGTCCCCGTATACCCCATGCACGGTACCGTTCGAGAAGTTCAGCCCCCGGACCCGGTGCCGGAACCGGAAATCGATCAGGCCCGTCCGGTGATGTTCACGGACACGCCGCTCGAAGGGCTCGAGCACCCCAGGTCCAGTCCCCCAGGTCACGTGAAAGCGCGGCACACTGTTGCCGGGGAACCCTGCACCCGCGCCGCCACGCTCGGCCCAGCCGACCGCCGGAAACCAGCGCATGCCCTGGGCATGGAGCCACTCCCGCTTCTCACCGGCGGCGAACTCCACATAGGCCTCCGCCCACGCTCTGGGCCACCGGTCCTCCGGGCGGTCGAAAGCCGCAGCGGTCATCCAGTCCCGCAGTGCCAACTCCGGCGAATCGTGGATGCCCAGGCGGCGCTGTTCGGGGCTGTCTACGAAAAACAGCCCCCCGAAAGACCAGAAGGCCTGTCCCCCCAGATTCTGCTCGCCTTCCTGGTCGAGAAGCAGGACCCGCCGCCCGGCATCGGCCAGCTCGGCGGCGGCGACCAGCCCGGCCAGCCCGGCCCCCACGACAATCACATCTGCATCGGGTGTGAACATGACCTATTAGACAGGCTCACCGCCCTGCGGACAACAAGACACGGCATAGAGGGCCCCTGCGCAGAAGGGCCGTTCGATTACGAACTGGTCTTCGATCAGAACAGCGGCGGAGAAGGTCCGCTCTCCGGCCCCGGCCCCAGGTCCCCTCCCGAACGGACCTCGCCTCATCCTCTCACTTGAAGGTTAGGTAAAATAGCGCATGACCCTCGCCCAGGTGACGTCCAACCTCCTCGCCCAGACGACCGCCTGGACGAGCCTCCACGACGACGAGCTCAAACGCCGCGCCACCCTCGCCGCCCGCGACAAGGACGCCGCCGCCCTCAGCGACCTCACCGTCGCCTACCTCGGCCACCTCGGCGGCAGTGGCGTCCTCACCAGCCCGAAGACCATCGAGGCCTACCGGCTCGGCATCC
The genomic region above belongs to Deinococcus gobiensis I-0 and contains:
- a CDS encoding carbohydrate ABC transporter permease translates to MNRRSLTPGEIVRNVLLLLLALLALFPVYFSLVNSLKSPVQYAQNLLNFPATLHPENYSLAWVQIRGPLLNSVVVTLSSVLATVVFAASSAYALALIDFPGRRLLFGLVFALFLVPDFLTLIPLYVQIKALTLPSNYLAIILPTVAAGQPFAILVLYAAFRAMPRDMLEAARLDGAGHWALLRSIVLPLSLPILVSVSIIRLVPVWNDFLLPSLVLDEVHRTVPVALVGFQGGGAATGSTPNYGALMASYVLSALPLVVLFLFLMRSYVQGVTSGGVKA
- a CDS encoding FAD-binding dehydrogenase, coding for MFTPDADVIVVGAGLAGLVAAAELADAGRRVLLLDQEGEQNLGGQAFWSFGGLFFVDSPEQRRLGIHDSPELALRDWMTAAAFDRPEDRWPRAWAEAYVEFAAGEKREWLHAQGMRWFPAVGWAERGGAGAGFPGNSVPRFHVTWGTGPGVLEPFERRVREHHRTGLIDFRFRHRVRGLNFSNGTVHGVYGDVLEPSEVGRGENSSRVVVGDFALNAQAVLVTSGGIGGNHALVRKYWPTQRLGPAPDFMVSGVPRHVDGAMQEVVKDAGARLINPDRMWHYTEGLCNWNPVWPNHGIRILPGPTSLWLDPTGKRLPFPHIPGASSLDTLQHITRNRYPYTWFLLNRATIKREFALSGSEQNPDLTGKNVRLTLARIGKAVQAPVQAFMDQGADFVVRKTLRDLVAGMNELVGSELVDYMTVKQEVEDRDLQLRNVAGKDPQLAVIRNARNILSERLVRVARPAPILDPSDGPLIAVRLNLLTRKSLGGLETDLQGRVLGEDGEPMPGLYAAGEVAGFGGGGLHGYRALEGTFLGGCIFSGRVAGRAIAQTVG
- a CDS encoding carbohydrate ABC transporter permease yields the protein MPSRPLRRLREGWPAYLFVLPSVLLMAYFSYVPAYTAMTRAFTDWDGLNVPTFTGLENFQRALTDPVMGQAALNAGIWVVLGLVLAVLPPLLVAELIFNLRGQRRQYAWRSLFVVPVVVPSLVLLLMWGTFFRSDGLINTVLGSVGLGAWRHDWLSDPSTALYSLIFLGFPYIDVFFLLLLYAGLQNIAPEVFEAGKMDGAVGWRRVLYLDLPLLRPQLGLIALLSVIGNVQYFISPLVLTSGGPGYSTTVPALLMYNTATRNGEYGYAMAIAVLLMLVVVVLTGLSRLVARERA